The following proteins come from a genomic window of Corynebacterium crudilactis:
- a CDS encoding DUF3039 domain-containing protein — translation MRTTTKTIERPDVREDNATSDDTPKFFHYVKKDQIVESAVSGRMVVALCGDTFPVTKQAKPGSPVCPDCERIFKGMRKK, via the coding sequence GTGAGAACAACAACGAAGACCATTGAACGTCCCGATGTCAGGGAAGATAACGCGACTAGCGACGACACCCCGAAGTTCTTCCACTACGTGAAGAAGGACCAAATCGTGGAGTCCGCCGTGAGCGGTCGCATGGTTGTTGCCCTATGCGGCGACACCTTCCCAGTGACGAAACAAGCAAAGCCCGGCTCACCTGTGTGCCCGGATTGCGAGAGAATTTTTAAGGGTATGCGTAAGAAGTGA
- a CDS encoding DUF3099 domain-containing protein, whose protein sequence is MTDKKRTPMQDMRRRRRIYNVIQAARIPLLILAGVSWIMWHAWFLAVVLFIISVPLPWVAVVIANGQGDPRDPREKNVYKPALVREMNERARLEAQQAPQLDNRSQEVDIRRSFDGLIIDAQEEENDT, encoded by the coding sequence GTGACGGATAAAAAACGCACGCCCATGCAGGATATGCGTCGACGTCGGCGTATTTACAATGTCATTCAAGCCGCGCGTATCCCGTTGCTGATTTTGGCGGGCGTGTCGTGGATCATGTGGCATGCCTGGTTTTTGGCGGTTGTGTTATTTATCATCTCAGTACCCCTGCCGTGGGTGGCCGTGGTGATTGCAAATGGGCAAGGCGATCCGCGGGATCCGCGCGAGAAAAACGTCTATAAGCCGGCTCTTGTACGGGAGATGAATGAACGGGCACGATTGGAAGCCCAGCAGGCCCCACAGTTGGATAACCGCTCTCAAGAAGTAGATATTAGGCGCAGCTTTGATGGATTAATCATCGATGCTCAAGAAGAAGAAAACGATACATAA